In Choloepus didactylus isolate mChoDid1 chromosome 6, mChoDid1.pri, whole genome shotgun sequence, one DNA window encodes the following:
- the LOC119535879 gene encoding deoxyuridine 5'-triphosphate nucleotidohydrolase, mitochondrial-like, translated as MPCSEETPAISPSKRARSTEEGVMRIRFARLSEHATAPTKGSARAAGYDLYSAYDYTVPPMGKALVKIDIQIALPSGCYGRVAPHSGLAAKHFIDVGAGVINEDYRGNVGVVLFNFGTEKFEVQKGDRIAQLICEHIFYPEIEEVQALDVTERGSGGFGSTGKILNLCQEQKTYF; from the coding sequence ATGCCTTGCTCTGAAGAGACCCCCGCCATCTCCCCCAGCAAGCGCGCCAGGTCTACGGAGGAGGGGGTCATGCGCATCCGCTTTGCCCGGCTCTCGGAGCACGCCACGGCCCCGACCAAGGGGTCAGCACGGGCGGCAGGCTATGACCTGTACAGTGCCTATGATTATACAGTACCACCCATGGGGAAAGCCCTTGTGAAAATAGACATTCAGATAGCCCTTCCTTCTGGATGTTATGGAAGAGTAGCTCCACATTCTGGCTTGGCTGCAAAACACTTCATAGATGTAGGAGCTGGTGTCATAAATGAAGACTATAGAGGAAATGTTGGTGTTGTGTTATTTAATTTTGGCACAGAAAAGTTTGAAGTGCAAAAGGGTGATCGAATTGCACAGCTGATTTGTGAACACATTTTTTATCCAGAAATAGAGGAAGTTCAAGCTTTGGATGTCACTGAAAGGGGTTCAGGAGGTTTTGGTTCtactggaaaaattttaaatttatgccaAGAACAGAAAACATACTTCTAG